The genome window tgtgatacacattaacaaatcaaagaataaaaaccatatgatcatctcaatagatgcagaaaaagctttcgATAACattcaacatccacttatgataaaaactctgtAGTACTGGGTATAGAGGGACacacttcaacataataaaggtcaccCATctgtgacaagcccacagctcACGTCATACTCAATGGCAAAAGGCTGAggctctgagatcaggaacaaaacaaaggcCACTctcttttattcaacacagtattagaagtcctaggcGCAGCAATCagacataaagaagaaatcaaagaatccaaacagaagaggaagaagtaaaactgtcactgtttgcagatgacatgattctagacataaaaaatcctaaagacgcTACCAGAAAACCACTGCAGGtcatcagtgaattcagtaaagttgcaggatagaaaGTTATTACACACatgtctgttgcatttctatacattcaCAGTGAAgtatcaggaagagaaattaagaaaacaatcccacttaccattgcatcaaaaagaataaaatacccaggaatgacCCTAACTACAGGgataaaagacttgtacttggaaaactaCAAGACATGATGAAAAAATTGAAGATGGCACAAACAGACGGAAAGATACACCGTGTTCAttgattaaaagaattaatatcgttaaaatgaccatactacccaaagcaatctacagattcaatgcaatccctatcaaaatacctacggcatttttcacagagctagaataattctaaaatttgtacggaaacacaaaagaccctaagtagacaaagcaatcttgaaagaaaaacagagttggaggaatcatgctccctgacttcagactgtactacagagctacagtaatcaaaacaatatgttACTGGCACAAATACAGACACATAGAacagaatggaacagaatagaaagcccaaaaataaacccatgcacttatgttCACTTAATCTacgacaaagaaggcaagaatatacaatgggggaaaagacagtatcttcaatCAGAGTTcgcaaaactggacagctacatgtaaagagtgaaattagaacattttctcacgccatttacaaaaataaactcaaaatggattaaaaacctaaatataaagCTGGAAACCATTaagccagaagaaaacataggcacaACGTTCTGACATAAGTTGTAGCAcgctgtttgtgtgtgtgtgtatagttggatctgtctcctccaaggaaacaaaagcaaaaataaacaaatgggacctaactaaacttaaaaacttctgcacagcaaagaaaaccatcaacaaaatgaaaagacaacctactgaatgggataaaatatttccaattactaattatatattttggatattaacccctaaacagctcatacaactcagtatcaaaatcaagacaaaaacaacctgattaaaaagtgagcagaagacctgagtaGACATGTtcacaaagaagacatacagatgaagATGCTAAACTGCACTGTTTAAACAGCAgggaaatcaaaatcaaaatcacaagatatcatctcacatctgtcagaatgactatcatcaaaaagaccacaaataataaatgtttgtgagggtgtggagaaaagggaacctcgtgctctgctggtgggaatgtaaactggtacagccacggtggagaacagtacagaggtacctcaaaaaaaaaaaaaacaaaaaacaaaaaacaaaaaaaactaccatatgatccagaaattccactcctgggtacatatctagaaaaaataaacactaaattcaaaaagatttatgcaccccgatgttcatagcagcactgtttacaatagccaagacatggaagaaacctaaatgtccatcaacggacagatgactggataaagaggttgtggtatatttacacaatggaatactactcagccataaaaaataaaacaatgccatttgcagcaacatggatggacctggaggatattatacttagtgaaatacttcagacagagaaagataattaCTCTATGttattgtttatatgtggaatctaaaaaatatgatgaattaatataacaaaacaaacagattcacggatacagagaacaaactagtggttaccagctgagagaggggaagggggaggggcaggatggaggtggggattaagagatacaaactactaggtatgaaataaataagttacaaagttacactatacagcacagggaacacgGCCAGTATTCTACaaaaactttaaatggagtataatctaaaaacactgaatcactacattgtacatctgaagtaatactgtaaatcaactatacctcaataataataaaaatcaaaatgttttttaaatatgtaatacgGAGACttcacagaaaaagcaaaaggcTCAAAGAGTGAAGGGTACATCTTCCCATGCctgtccccagcctcccacctccccgCCTGAGAGGCACCGCGACAGCCATGCCCCAAAGATGCCCAAGGTGTGTTTGCAGGGACACGTCTTAAATGCCATTTAGTCTGCGGACGAGTCACCCACGGCTTCTCTTCCGACGCCCCCGCAGCAGCTCTGTCTGCTCCCCTGTTTTTACGCACTTTCTCAAACTCGATGCCTCGTGGTGGGCCCCGGGCAGTTCCCACGCAGAGCACCCGGACACACAGCCgcgcggggcggcgggcgggctcACACCCGGGTCCTCCCTCAGGGCTGAATCCGCTCACCTCGCCTTCCTCCCCACGCCGCGTCCTCGCGAGCGACAGGCCGCCACCCCGCATCTCACGGAGGCCTGCGTGCGAACCAGTCCACCGCGGCGCTGGGTCACGTGACGCCCCTCCCTGGGGACCgcccctggcccctctcccctttttcttgCTGGTTTGCTCTTGAGAAAAAAGCCCTTTGTCACATGGGTTGTCAGTATCTTCTCCCAGTTtgccctgtttttgttttgctttgtttttttaattgtgccAAAAAGAAATGGCACATCATTATGTAATTAATCCATCTCCTCTTTTATGACTTTGGGATTCGTAAGCTACCAACTACACCTTCTTCATTCAAGAGTATAAATATAATTGACCATGTTGTGTGTttttgtggctttatttttttacattaaatctgAGTCATCTGGAACTTACTTCCATACGGGAGTGAGATGCAATTACGTTTTTCCAGCGCGTCACTCAATCCCAACACTGTCTACTAAAGGGTCCACCTCCCCAGGAGGGACAGTAGGGACGGAGAGCCCCCTCATATTCCGCATTTCTATTTTAAGATATCCCATCCATCCGAAGTGGTCCCTCCTGTGCCTGCCGTCCGTTTCCCCCGCCCCCTTTCTCAGGGGACCTAACACACTTCTGAGTGTGCGTGGTCGCCAGGTGCACAGACCCTTCGACCGCGTCCCCGCCCCGCAGGAAGGTCCCTGCAAGGCCCACCCTGGCCGCCACCCCCTCTAAGGGGCTCCTCGTGTACTGCTTCTAACGCTCACAGTAACCcaggaggcgggaggcgggaggcggccCAGGGTCAGGGCGGAGAGGGGCTCCGGGCAAGACCAGGCAGGACCGGCCTCGGCATCCATGCCTGTGGTCCTAGAAGCAGGGGCAGAAGCCGTGGGGCCCGCGCGCTCCGGGGGAGGGGCTCTCGCCAGCCTCTCCACAGATGAGAACGATGCAGCGCCCGTTCCCAGGCCTACACGGCCAAGGCTCCGCGGGCAGGACCCGACGCTGGGCGCGGCTCTGGCCCTGACCTCCCTCAGCCTCGCCCTCCCCGCGGCGCAGGGGTCTTCCCTGGGGAGCAGCGCGGGCAACTCAGCCAACCCGCTCCGTGCAGAGCTCTGGGTGACAACCGCCATCGGGACCCCAGCCCTGTCTCTCCTGAGACCACACTGCCGCCCGCCTGCTCTCACAGGCCCAGGACCGAACTCATGTCCTTCCAAAAGACGTGCTCCTCACTGTCGCTTAAACACCTCAACAACCCACGCCTGACACATGACGGACATGCCCCAAGGAGGTCCTCGCGGGCCGGGCCTCAGCCTGTCCCCCGAGAGGGGTCTGCCACAGCAGCGTGGCTGGGAGGCTCCCCACATCTCCTCACTGCTGTTCAGCACGGCACACAAGGccgggccctgggaggagggggaaggaaaaggcagagcagcagccccaggacgGGCGGACACGCGTGTATGAAGCCAGGGGAGCCCAGGCTGGCTTCAGGCAGTCTCTGCACACCTCGGTGTGGACTGTCACGCCACGTGCATCGTCCCCTCCCGGGAACCATCCTCCACTAGATCCTGTCACCTTCACCTCTTCACACAATATCGCTGGACTCGGCCCCGGTCTCACCGTTTCCTCCGGCCTCCCTGCGTGTGTCCAGTATTCCCCCTCCAgttcactctccccaccccaggaacGGCTTCCTAAAACATGAGGATTTGAATGGCTTCCTCGATTAAAAAAAACAGCACACTCAAGGATCAACGTCAGCCTTGAAGTGTTGCTACTAAAGCCGAGACCAGCCCTGCGCCCTCTCCGGCCTCCTGTCCTGCCGCCCCCGCCACCCACCCGTGCTTCAGGCTTTCTGTGCCTGCggcccctctcttcctccccttcccctgggccACCCCCGACCCAGCTCTTTCTCTAGCACCTCTCCCGAGGCGTTGGCACTGAGGGCTCCCATCTTCTCCAGCCAGACTGTGAGCCCCTCGGGGCGGCTACACTCAGCAGCGACGGCGAGGAAGGAGACAGTCACGCGTGTGCTGAGGGCACGCCCCGCCTCCCCCATCTGCACACCCTTTCTTTTGAGATGATCCCTGTACCGACTGTCCAAAGTGCACGACGCCACGTTGGTCCTCCCCCAGCCAAACTATCTCCCCTTAACCTCTCACGTCCTACCACGACCGCCCCGTTTACTCCCCGAGTACCCACCGCCACCACCCCTCCCTTCGACTACAGGCCACAGGGGCTCAGAGGAGGTGCTCCTCGGGGTCCGGGCCCACAGCACCGGGACCATCACAGGCGCCCAGGAAGCGTCTGCAAGGCCCCACATCAGCCCTCGCACAGGCCTCCCGTGCAAAACCCCGTAGCAAAGCGACCACTGGGCTCGGTCCCTGGCGGAGCCCACTTCACCACGTACCTGGCCAAGGACAGGTTCTGGAGAGAAGCCGCTGCGTCTGAAATCACGGAAAGGTGACCGGAGGAGGCAGTTTCCTTCGAGGGCGGCGCGGGGCCTCTGCGGGGACGACCCGCTCCCAGGCCGCCGCCCCGCCGGCGCCCCGCCCCACCTGCCCGCGCCCGCTCACCTGTAGGCCCACGGAGACACGCTGCGCAGGTTGGTGGGCGGCCGGAAGCGGCGGTCGGCGGGCCTGCCCCCGGCCGGGCAGCTGGCGTTGCGCGCCTGCTCGCGCGGGCCCAGCTGCAGCGTGTGGTGGAAGGCGCCGAGCACGCCGGCCGCCAGCCGCCCGTACAGCTGCTCCAGGAGCTCCTCCGGCCGGTCCGCGCAGCCCCGCGCCCGCGCCGGCCGCCGGCCCGCCCTCGGGGCgccccccgcccggcccggcGACAGCGCCAGCAGGACGCCGGCCACCAGCACCCAGACCTGCGGGACAGGCCGCGCTCAGCGCCGCGCGGAGGAGgggcccgcgccccgccccgcgccccctccccgcgccccgcccccgggcccccGCCCGCGCGCCCCCCGCCCCGAGCCTCCAGCGCCCCGACCCCCGACTCCCAGCCCGCGCCCTCGCCCGGAGGATGGGTGCGGACCACGCCGGCCCCCGCGCGCCCTCCCCGCCCGCGCGCCGCCCGCGGGGACCCCGCGGCCCTGCGCCGCGCCGGCCCGCgcgccccccgccgccgccgccccgagCCGGGGTCTGCGCGGGGCGCGGGTGCGcggtgcgcgtgtgcgtgtgccgGCCGGGCTGCTGCGCCGCGGGCTGCGAGTGCCTGTGACGGCGCCGCGGGGGCGCCGCAGGGACCCCTCGGCGGCCCCTGCGTGTCCGGGGCGCGCGGGCCGCACGAGGCCGCCGCCGGACCCCGGACGGACGGCGTCTGCACGCGGCGCGCGGGGACAGGAGACGTCGGCTGCTGGGGAAGCGCGCTCACCGGCGGCCCCAGCATCTCCCCGAAGTGCCTCCGGTGGTCGCAGCGGCGCGGACTCGTCCGAACGgagcggcgcggcgcggcgctgAGCGGAAGGAGGCGGCCTCGCTTGGAAGGGAAGTCGGACAGGTCCTGGCTCGGGTGGGAAGAGCTTCCCGGCGACTGAAGCGCTCCGGGAGTAGCACGGGCCACCTGGAGAAGAGCCTCTTCTTTACGACGACTTCCTCTCCGAGATGCCGTGGTTCCGAGAAACCTATTGGAGATTTTCAAGTGTTTCCTCCTGGGTGAGGAGAGGCCGCGTCTCCCCTCTGAACACCCGGGAGGCCGTGCGCCCCTCCACCAACTCTCACATCCAAGTACCAAGCCTTCTACACAGCTTGTGCTTTTGTGGCCGGAACTGGGCATCACTTGGGCGCTGCAGGGTCGGAGAGTCCTGCTCCGTGATGACGAAATTGTAAGTGCGCGCAGGCATGTGAAATAAGCCTGATACTCTGTAAATAAAGAAAACGCTTAAATGAAGGAATTCTgtttaaaggacagaaaaaaacacGCTCATTTGCTCATTCTATAAATTAATGCTGAATGCTTTTTAGGTGGCAGGCTAATGATTAGGGCCATCTTACAGCAGTCATACTTTGCAAATAAGAACAAAAGATTGACAACAGCTGAAAGGTTTTCCAAAGTGTAGAAAACACTTAACTGGTGTCTCCCTAAATGGTTTGCAGCTGTGGTATCTGCCGTGTAAACCATTGGTTAAACTACATTTCAGTTACGCTGTGTAGAAAACAACACTTCTGTACGCCTTGAATATTCTATAACTGAAGAGTGTAGGAATTTATTTACTGCTAAAAAAGTCCCAGAAATCTCCAATTTAAGCGGTTTAAGCAATTTACAGCTTGGGGAGTAAACGTCTGTTCTGAGGTTGCAGAACTTTTTTTCTAAGTAACAGATAAATTGTTTATGTTCTTTGTTTCCCTTctggtaaaatgggaataaacatgtcaatatataaacacatacttgtttttttttttttttaatttggtaagaGTGTGGGAGTCCTTTAGGAGAGAGACCATCATTACAGAGTTTCATAGGAATTCTCAATACATCCTTTCAAAGGGAAGGGGATACTGTGCCAGACTGTTCATGCTGTTATGTTCCTCAACACCTTCTACTGCCTGGTAACATGGcaacttctctctcctcccttgttacttggaaatgaaaatacttactttccagcaattttcattttgtgaaagatcataaattactgaaaatgttGGCCCATTTAATAGAACAAAACACACCTTTGCGATTAAACAATTGAGAAAATGTCGTATAAACAGGTGCAAAATGTCAATTTATAATAATTACCCTCAAATCTAAACATATTTATGAACATGTGAAATAAACATGTTAATAGTTAAATCCAAAATTAAGTGAGAAAAAGGCAACCAATACTCAAAAATCAACTTCATTGTTTCCTTGGAAACGAATGCCTTTCCAGAAGTCTCCACTCAAGAAGTTGCCATCCCTGTTGTCACAAAAGCTTGGTTTAAGgccacctccacccctccctctcacccccgGGTGGCTCAGCCGCCCCAGACCAGGCCTAGTGCGACTCAGCACGGCCAGCTGTTGGGGGTCCTGTGCGTACCATCGCTCCAGGGCCAACGTGGGCCTGGCCGCTTCCACACTTAACTTCGTGCATCAGCGATGGGCACGTGGTGCAGACCTCTCCCTCCTGTGAGGATCAGGTTTCCAGCCGCGTCTCTTCATTGTCATCTTCTCGGTCAGCACCTGGCCTCCCACCACCCCATTCATCATTCCAGCACCCTTAACACCTGCGAGAGGACTCTCACTGCCTGGCCTCTAGTGGCTACCTTAACTCCGACTGTCTTTTCTCCCGTTGGGCTCAACTCTGGAAGCATGTGCTTATGCCTCAGAGGTCATCATCACCATGGCCGGCCCCTCCCGAGCATGCAGTTTCCTCCCTGACACAGCACCTCCCCTCCTCACCACGCCTGGAACCCTCTGATCTCATCAAGTCTTCTGATCCCACCTCTTCACCAGCCACCTCCTCGAGTCCCTGTTTCCCTTCTTGTCTGGTGCAGAGTTCACGGTtcaacaccaccaccacagccTTGCGAGCACCCTTAGTGCCCCGTTGCATTCACCTGGGATAACCTCAGCTCTGTCGAGTTCATGCAGCTGGGCTGACTGGACTCCGTTCTGATTTATGTCACACGTCTCAGGTTACCGTTCCATCACGCATCCATCACACCTTCCGCGTCACAGGCTTTCCCCAAGATCACTGATTCCCATTTCCTTCCACAAATctgtcctccccagcccccttcgCCGTGCTCTGCACACACAGGTGCTCTGGCACTGACGCCGCCAGCCTGCTTGCATCCAACTCCCACGTGTGTCCTGCTGCCTGTCTTGATACGCTTGTCAAGCCCTTTCTCGACCCCAGGTCACACCATCGCCCGCATTTCTCTGTCCACCTTACAGCAGTTGTTCTGAGTTGTCCTCATTCCCTGGCTCCAAAgccactttcctttctctgcccaacCCACGCAAACTGGGCGTTTGTCCCCACACTTCATTGCAACCGCTTCTAACAAACTTGAAATGACAGAATTACTATTGCCAGtcagtttccttcatctttttACATTTGTCTGTCACTGGACGTAGATGATCACTCCCTTATCCCTTGTTCCTCTTCATTCATGTTTGTACagtgtatctttttccatcttttccaaCCTGTCTGCACCCTTATATTTAAAACGTGTCTCTTGTAACACATGGTTGGGTCTTATTTCTTATCGTGTTGTAATCACCAATGTAGCCTCATTACTCACATAATTGGGTTGAAGTCCCACCATCCTGttgcttgttttctatttttccagcTGTTCCTCATTCCTTTATCTGCCTTTCTTTGAATTAATCAAGtattttattatcatattttatctttcattagcttttaaaacaaacttttattttggaataatttcagatttaTGGAAAAGTTATGAATAGCACAAAGAACTCTATTTACCCTTCACTCAGGTCAGTAAAAAGGTCAACGTTTTCACACACTTGCTTTATCACTGTGTCTTTTCTGACTACTAGGCTGCAGACATCAGGACCCTCTGTCCCACGTGTCTCATTTCCTAGGAACTAGGGTGTGCACTTACGAAGCCGTGGTGCCATTACCCACGCTAGGGAGCCTCACAGATAGAGGCCACTCaccccacacacactcaccagcTGTCCCCATGGTGCTCCTAGAACACTCTCTCCGGACCAGGATCTGAACCAGGGTCAGGTGTTGCGTTTAATCCGGAGCAGCTCCTCTGACATTCTCTGTCTGAGCTGGACGGTTTTCAACAGTTCAGGCCAGTGATTCTGTAGGACGTTCCTCACTGTCAGGTTAGGGTTAGACGTTTTGGTAGGAACATCCGCTGAGGAACCTTGCGACCACACCGGGAGGAACGCAACTTGGTTTGTCCTGTTATGGTCATGTTAACTTTGGTCCCTGGGCTAGGTGCTGTGCACCAAGTTTCTCCCATGTGAAGTTAGTAAAGCCCTCATGTAATTAATCAATACTTTGCAGGGAAGCACTTTGAGGCTGTGCAAATGCACTGCTCCCGTGAGACTTCCCTCCACTGGCTTTGGATGACTCTTGGCTGAATCAACTACTATTGTGGTGCTTGCACAATGCTGATTTTCTAACTCCATTATTCTACATTTACTTATTAGTTGTTGTATTAGCTTAgaaattatatattctttttaaccttCAGTGCTTACTCGAGACTCCAAAATGTATCCTTGACTCATCAGTCGGCCACCAGCTGACCGGCGTGACCACCTGGCATCAGTCCAGTCTCTGGGTTAGCATTGTTATATACTTTATTCCTACATATGTTAAGCCCCACAAGGCATCATTATTTGACTGACTGATTTTTAAGCCTATAGTGCCCAGTATTCCCAGGCAGTGCCGCACCCAAGCACTGCCAGGCCCACCCCACCAGTCGCCATGACCAGATGAGCCTCGGCGCGTGCGGGGAAGCCTGGCTGTAGACTTGTCTCTGCCACTGTACTTTTATGCACCTTCCTACTGCTTCTTTGATGCTTTGCACACTTTCTGCCTTTTCATACTtctagaataattttcttttagaagtatTTCTAGAATTTCCTCTCTCAAATCTTGTCTGTCTGAAGGCTTTAACCTTAGAGCTTGAAGGATACATTCACTGGAACAGAACTCGAGGTTGGcagcttttctttcagcactttaaggGTGTCATTCGGTGTCTTCTGGCTCCTTAATTTCCATGGAGAAGCCACCCTGAGGTCTTCCTGTCGCCCCTCTGAAGGCAGCGTGCCCCCGTGATGTGGCTGCTGGGAGGGATCTGTCTGCCTTTGGCTCTCACAAGCCGAGCGCCCCGTGCCCGGGCGCCTGCTCTCACTGCTGTCCACGTGGCTTCCTCAGTCTGTGGGCTGTCATCTTCCATCAGTCTGCAGAAATTCTAGACATTCTCTCTTTAAACCCTGCTTTActcccattctttcttctttctgtgggATTCCTATTATATTTACTTAAACTCTTCACCACGTCCGACATGTCCTACCATCTGCTTTAGTCCTTATTTCTGTGCTTTGACTTTGATATGTTTTAATGATCTGTGCACTAATCCTGACTTCCGCTGTGTCCAGTACATTGTTAAGTCCATCTGATGACCTGACCTCAAATATCGCATCTCCTCTCAGTTCTAGCTCATCTGTTTGGCTCTTGCTCATAGATTCCAACTCTGTTGCAATTCTCCAGCTTTCCACCCGTCTTGTCTGCCTTTCTGCTACTGCGTGTAAGACACTTGTCGTGGTCACTGTGAAGTCCTGGCCCATCAGGCCTGCTATCTGTGTTCTCTAGGTGTcgcttctgtttgttttgatcATTGGCCATTTCCCACCTCTTTATTTATCACATCCCACATGTTGTACACACAAGAAACACAAAGGCCTCAAATGACGGCGTTACCAGAGGAAGTTCCTCTTTCTTCTGCCGGTCGCAGAGGACTTGGGACTACTGACCTCAGTGCACCATGGCCTGAGCTGGGTCAGTTTCTAT of Camelus ferus isolate YT-003-E chromosome 14, BCGSAC_Cfer_1.0, whole genome shotgun sequence contains these proteins:
- the IL17D gene encoding interleukin-17D isoform X2 encodes the protein MPARTYNFVITEQDSPTLQRPSDAQFRPQKHKLCRRFLGTTASRRGSRRKEEALLQVARATPGALQSPGSSSHPSQDLSDFPSKRGRLLPLSAAPRRSVRTSPRRCDHRRHFGEMLGPPVSALPQQPTSPVPARRVQTPSVRGPAAASCGPRAPDTQGPPRGPCGAPAAPSQALAARGAAARPAHAHAHRAPAPRADPGSGRRRRGARGPARRRAAGSPRAARGRGGRAGAGVVRTHPPGEGAGWESGVGALEARGGGRAGGGPGAGRGEGARGGARAPPPRGAERGLSRRSGCWWPASCWRCRRAGRGAPRGRAGGRRGRGAARTGRRSSWSSCTGGWRPACSAPSTTRCSWARASRRATPAARPGAGPPTAASGRPPTCAACLRGPTDAAASLQNLSLARISYDPARYPKYLPEAYCLCRGCLTGPFGEEDFRFRSTPVFVPAVVLRRTPACAGGRSVYTEEYVTVPVGCTCVPEQEKEADSVNSSMDKPGSKLLLSPSDKPGRP
- the IL17D gene encoding interleukin-17D isoform X3; the encoded protein is MPSSGHKSTSCVEGLVLGCESWWRGARPPGCSEGRRGLSSPRRKHLKISNRFLGTTASRRGSRRKEEALLQVARATPGALQSPGSSSHPSQDLSDFPSKRGRLLPLSAAPRRSVRTSPRRCDHRRHFGEMLGPPVSALPQQPTSPVPARRVQTPSVRGPAAASCGPRAPDTQGPPRGPCGAPAAPSQALAARGAAARPAHAHAHRAPAPRADPGSGRRRRGARGPARRRAAGSPRAARGRGGRAGAGVVRTHPPGEGAGWESGVGALEARGGGRAGGGPGAGRGEGARGGARAPPPRGAERGLSRRSGCWWPASCWRCRRAGRGAPRGRAGGRRGRGAARTGRRSSWSSCTGGWRPACSAPSTTRCSWARASRRATPAARPGAGPPTAASGRPPTCAACLRGPTDAAASLQNLSLARVSSMALPAIAVL
- the IL17D gene encoding interleukin-17D isoform X5, which encodes MPSSGHKSTSCVEGLVLGCESWWRGARPPGCSEGRRGLSSPRRKHLKISNRFLGTTASRRGSRRKEEALLQVARATPGALQSPGSSSHPSQDLSDFPSKRGRLLPLSAAPRRSVRTSPRRCDHRRHFGEMLGPPVWVLVAGVLLALSPGRAGGAPRAGRRPARARGCADRPEELLEQLYGRLAAGVLGAFHHTLQLGPREQARNASCPAGGRPADRRFRPPTNLRSVSPWAYRISYDPARYPKYLPEAYCLCRGCLTGPFGEEDFRFRSTPVFVPAVVLRRTPACAGGRSVYTEEYVTVPVGCTCVPEQEKEADSVNSSMDKPGSKLLLSPSDKPGRP
- the IL17D gene encoding interleukin-17D isoform X4 — encoded protein: MPSSGHKSTSCVEGLVLGCESWWRGARPPGCSEGRRGLSSPRRKHLKISNRFLGTTASRRGSRRKEEALLQVARATPGALQSPGSSSHPSQDLSDFPSKRGRLLPLSAAPRRSVRTSPRRCDHRRHFGEMLGPPVWVLVAGVLLALSPGRAGGAPRAGRRPARARGCADRPEELLEQLYGRLAAGVLGAFHHTLQLGPREQARNASCPAGGRPADRRFRPPTNLRSVSPWAYRRSGFSPEPVLGQGLLHGTARHRCPLTRRLHTLQNWKPLTQMMNCSPGREALRELAHRPATLPTRASGSRCENLRLTSLSSFPPWAPGPALGGRGGEVYQMCAPREVTAVSLQVSGLSSGTETFIRGPCMF
- the IL17D gene encoding interleukin-17D isoform X1; the protein is MPSSGHKSTSCVEGLVLGCESWWRGARPPGCSEGRRGLSSPRRKHLKISNRFLGTTASRRGSRRKEEALLQVARATPGALQSPGSSSHPSQDLSDFPSKRGRLLPLSAAPRRSVRTSPRRCDHRRHFGEMLGPPVSALPQQPTSPVPARRVQTPSVRGPAAASCGPRAPDTQGPPRGPCGAPAAPSQALAARGAAARPAHAHAHRAPAPRADPGSGRRRRGARGPARRRAAGSPRAARGRGGRAGAGVVRTHPPGEGAGWESGVGALEARGGGRAGGGPGAGRGEGARGGARAPPPRGAERGLSRRSGCWWPASCWRCRRAGRGAPRGRAGGRRGRGAARTGRRSSWSSCTGGWRPACSAPSTTRCSWARASRRATPAARPGAGPPTAASGRPPTCAACLRGPTDAAASLQNLSLARISYDPARYPKYLPEAYCLCRGCLTGPFGEEDFRFRSTPVFVPAVVLRRTPACAGGRSVYTEEYVTVPVGCTCVPEQEKEADSVNSSMDKPGSKLLLSPSDKPGRP
- the IL17D gene encoding interleukin-17D isoform X6 encodes the protein MPSSGHKSTSCVEGFSEPRHLGEEVVVKKRLFSRWPVLLPERFSRREALPTRARTCPTSLPSEAASFRSAPRRAAPFGRVRAAATTGGTSGRCWGRRSGCWWPASCWRCRRAGRGAPRGRAGGRRGRGAARTGRRSSWSSCTGGWRPACSAPSTTRCSWARASRRATPAARPGAGPPTAASGRPPTCAACLRGPTDAAASLQNLSLARISYDPARYPKYLPEAYCLCRGCLTGPFGEEDFRFRSTPVFVPAVVLRRTPACAGGRSVYTEEYVTVPVGCTCVPEQEKEADSVNSSMDKPGSKLLLSPSDKPGRP